Below is a genomic region from Rosa chinensis cultivar Old Blush chromosome 5, RchiOBHm-V2, whole genome shotgun sequence.
CGCTTCTTTCTCAGCCTCTTCCATTCTCTTCAACTTGGCGTGGTACAATTCCGACCATTTGAAACTCACTTTCTTGATCTTCATCTTCTCGATCACCTCATCTGTGGCTTTAACACCGAAATCTCTCTCGAAGAACTTCTTCCACAGCTTATCGGTGATGGGACTCAGATCTTTACCTTTGGTGCTCTTCTCGATGTGAACCAACTGGTCTTTGGAGCAGTGTGGTAAGACCTGCTCCAGAAACTTGAAGTGGAGGGACCCAACATCCCCAAGATCGTCTCGATTGTCTATTGCAATGGAGACCCAACGCTCATCAAGACATATCAACTTTACCTCTTCCATTGTGATGATTGTTTTGCGAGTGAAGTGAGTGAGGGCTCTGGTTTCTTTTTGTCTTATTTATACGAAAATGAGGTCGGCTTGGTTTCCT
It encodes:
- the LOC112163801 gene encoding uncharacterized protein LOC112163801, with product MEEVKLICLDERWVSIAIDNRDDLGDVGSLHFKFLEQVLPHCSKDQLVHIEKSTKGKDLSPITDKLWKKFFERDFGVKATDEVIEKMKIKKVSFKWSELYHAKLKRMEEAEKEAGERLKNLYQKESARKRSRQVRVLDKVPPSSSSNKRSGSNAGSKLMKKVRKEYLNCLEVKNLEAVKMKRTAQCSGLIKKPRTTLQATNVF